The following proteins come from a genomic window of Alkalibacter saccharofermentans DSM 14828:
- a CDS encoding nitrite/sulfite reductase, translating to MMVYPESVMKEQLGYRSKVKEFLSGDITEKEFKPIRSCFGIYEQRQDGKYMVRAKIAAGVSSIKQLDSLIEIADRYAWNLLHFTTRQDIQFHGTSIEDTANILDELLGIGIITKGAGGNTVRNIAASPLSGVDPEGVFDVTEYALGINEHLIKDPSAFKLPRKYKISVSDSWKDSANAGIADLGFIAKEFDGKIGFSVYGGGGLGPNPSRSLILDEFIDDKMILYHVEAMKILFQREGDYENRNKARIRYILGRLGEDKFKELYKDILQEVIKNNDLDLTVEYGIDTEKKRPVMKIDKKEKLLPQIQSGKYSVYVHPTGGYISTDDLKSITGFLKSLPYETSIRLTSTQGFYIRDLSQSDGETLLKVIEDIMPDYPLASSVSCTGAGTCRVGMLKSKELLGETVKRFNDEQLDTKRQLPRIFISGCRNSCGQHQKGEIGLCGKKKKVNGRAMPFYAVFLDGLVEGNKTRLGAEVGDVPAKKIPEFLVALAKAIKETGNLATNEVVELIKKYNHFEEDVPEDMYLDY from the coding sequence ATGATGGTGTATCCTGAATCGGTAATGAAGGAACAACTTGGATACAGAAGCAAGGTAAAAGAATTTTTATCCGGTGATATCACTGAAAAAGAGTTCAAACCTATAAGGTCCTGCTTTGGTATATATGAGCAAAGACAAGACGGTAAGTATATGGTCAGAGCTAAGATAGCAGCAGGCGTTTCAAGCATAAAACAGCTTGATAGCCTTATAGAAATCGCTGATAGATACGCTTGGAATCTTCTTCATTTCACCACCAGGCAAGATATCCAGTTTCACGGGACTTCAATCGAGGATACCGCAAACATACTGGATGAACTATTGGGCATTGGAATAATTACAAAGGGTGCCGGAGGCAATACAGTAAGAAATATAGCTGCATCTCCATTATCTGGCGTGGATCCGGAAGGGGTATTCGATGTAACTGAATATGCGCTTGGAATAAATGAACACCTAATTAAAGACCCTTCGGCATTTAAGCTCCCGAGAAAGTATAAGATTTCGGTAAGCGATTCATGGAAAGACAGTGCAAACGCAGGTATAGCAGATTTAGGCTTCATAGCAAAAGAATTCGATGGCAAAATAGGTTTTTCCGTATACGGCGGTGGTGGTTTAGGACCAAATCCATCAAGATCGCTCATCTTAGATGAATTCATTGATGACAAAATGATTCTTTACCACGTTGAAGCTATGAAGATCCTGTTTCAAAGAGAAGGTGACTACGAAAACAGAAATAAAGCCAGGATTCGTTATATTCTAGGCAGACTGGGAGAAGATAAGTTTAAAGAGCTATATAAAGATATTCTCCAGGAGGTAATAAAAAACAACGACCTGGATTTGACAGTGGAATATGGCATTGATACAGAAAAAAAACGACCTGTAATGAAAATAGATAAAAAAGAAAAGCTTTTGCCACAAATCCAAAGTGGAAAATACAGTGTCTATGTTCATCCTACAGGCGGTTACATATCCACAGATGATTTAAAGTCGATAACAGGTTTTTTAAAGTCTCTTCCTTATGAAACATCCATAAGGCTCACAAGTACCCAAGGCTTTTATATAAGGGATTTATCCCAAAGTGACGGAGAGACGTTATTAAAAGTTATTGAAGACATAATGCCAGATTATCCCTTGGCAAGCTCTGTTTCCTGTACAGGAGCTGGCACATGCAGGGTTGGCATGCTTAAATCTAAAGAACTTTTAGGAGAGACCGTAAAGAGATTCAATGATGAACAACTGGATACAAAAAGGCAGCTTCCCCGGATTTTTATTTCAGGATGTAGAAATTCATGTGGCCAGCATCAAAAGGGTGAAATTGGATTGTGCGGAAAGAAGAAAAAAGTAAACGGCAGAGCTATGCCCTTTTATGCTGTTTTTCTGGATGGATTGGTAGAAGGAAACAAAACCAGGCTAGGGGCTGAAGTGGGAGATGTGCCTGCAAAAAAAATACCGGAGTTCCTCGTTGCCCTCGCAAAGGCCATTAAGGAAACCGGTAACCTCGCAACAAACGAAGTGGTTGAATTAATCAAAAAGTACAACCACTTCGAAGAAGATGTCCCTGAAGATATGTATCTAGACTATTGA
- a CDS encoding TlpA family protein disulfide reductase: MNKKFLNILILLLAAIIVLVIAFAVVNKDNGLSSTLPNNQQQEGQSQDPVAAPDFTLTDLEGNTVSLSDYSGQNVFLNFWASWCGPCRDEMPDMELIHKDFEGEVVILAVNVGENAATASGFREDYELTFKILLDEKNEVASLYGVTGIPTSYFIDKEGNIMSGYVGTMDYDTIESYIIRLTQ; encoded by the coding sequence ATGAATAAGAAATTTTTAAACATATTGATATTGCTCCTGGCCGCAATAATAGTTTTGGTAATAGCATTCGCAGTTGTAAACAAGGATAATGGTCTTTCATCGACTTTGCCGAATAATCAGCAACAAGAAGGACAAAGCCAAGATCCGGTTGCAGCTCCTGACTTTACACTTACAGATTTAGAGGGAAATACGGTTTCCCTATCAGACTATTCAGGTCAAAATGTATTTTTGAACTTTTGGGCAAGCTGGTGTGGTCCCTGCAGAGATGAGATGCCTGACATGGAGCTTATACACAAAGACTTTGAAGGCGAAGTCGTTATATTGGCTGTCAATGTAGGAGAAAACGCTGCGACCGCTTCAGGGTTTAGGGAAGATTACGAATTGACATTCAAGATATTGTTGGATGAAAAAAATGAAGTTGCCTCCTTATACGGCGTAACAGGTATCCCTACCTCTTACTTCATCGATAAAGAAGGCAACATAATGTCTGGTTATGTTGGTACCATGGACTATGATACCATAGAAAGCTACATCATTAGACTTACCCAATGA
- a CDS encoding cytochrome c biogenesis CcdA family protein, with the protein MNGISIAMAFAGGLLSFLSPCVLPLVPAYIGYLTGSAVSEINTREQKAHLLAKSLGFVLGFSFVFMILGASVTTLGSLLITNKLIFQKISGIAIIILGIHLTGFVKLKKLYYEKRLFPLSGKVNKAGSFFVGMAFAAGWTPCIGPILSSILIFAGNMETISMGITMLGFYSLGLAVPFVLVAALIEKFSHYFKKYSKYLRYVSLISGILLIIMGILIFNDKVGVLGTYLDFIDFY; encoded by the coding sequence ATGAACGGCATATCAATTGCAATGGCCTTTGCAGGAGGACTCTTGTCTTTCTTATCTCCCTGCGTGCTTCCCCTGGTGCCCGCTTATATAGGATACTTGACCGGTTCAGCCGTTAGTGAAATAAACACGAGAGAGCAAAAAGCGCATCTGCTTGCCAAATCTTTAGGTTTCGTCTTGGGATTTAGTTTTGTATTTATGATTTTAGGCGCTTCAGTAACAACTTTGGGAAGTCTTCTGATAACAAACAAGCTTATTTTTCAAAAAATTAGCGGAATAGCTATAATCATTCTTGGAATTCATTTGACAGGATTTGTCAAATTGAAAAAGCTCTATTACGAAAAACGTCTTTTTCCATTGAGTGGCAAAGTAAATAAAGCAGGCTCTTTTTTTGTGGGTATGGCTTTCGCTGCAGGGTGGACCCCCTGTATAGGACCTATACTTTCGTCAATATTGATTTTTGCCGGAAATATGGAGACAATCTCTATGGGAATAACCATGCTGGGCTTCTATTCTTTAGGGCTCGCTGTGCCTTTTGTTCTTGTTGCAGCTTTAATAGAGAAGTTTTCGCATTACTTCAAAAAATATTCGAAATACTTGAGATATGTCTCGCTAATAAGTGGAATACTTCTCATAATAATGGGTATATTGATATTTAACGATAAAGTAGGAGTGTTGGGAACATATCTGGACTTTATTGATTTTTATTAG
- a CDS encoding polysaccharide deacetylase family protein, whose translation MRIYKKNKSLLLLVIIIAMVLVISSGCTWPWGGGDPVPGPDPRPEPDPVPDTDPVPVPGPGPGPGPEPGPGPEPGPGPVPGPEPVPGPEPGPEPGPEPGPGPKPDPKPDPDSSTAIYVGQKLIIPGSVQREPEISTVVREGTIKGSAGKKIAITFDAGWLYDQTMSLLDVLDRYDVKSTFFLRALWVKDNPKLAMAIRDRGHIIENHSLTHGHMREMTTSEINDEMTQSTGIIKEITNSNPYLFRPPFGEYDDNVLRVLGRQGYPYTVMWTVDSHDWAEEIRGTKVTKNYLVSRVLDNATDRGIILMHVGGYHTVEALPEIITGLKNKGYEIVTVNSMLPKPRNYEYTVIKGDTLYSISLKYGVSVEDIQKANNMK comes from the coding sequence GTGAGAATATATAAAAAAAACAAGTCGCTTTTATTGTTGGTGATAATTATAGCTATGGTATTGGTGATATCAAGCGGATGTACGTGGCCATGGGGTGGAGGAGATCCTGTACCTGGACCTGATCCTAGACCTGAACCCGATCCTGTACCTGATACTGATCCTGTACCTGTACCTGGACCTGGACCTGGACCTGGACCTGAACCTGGACCTGGACCTGAACCTGGACCTGGACCTGTACCTGGACCTGAACCTGTACCTGGACCTGAACCTGGACCTGAACCTGGACCTGAACCTGGACCTGGACCTAAGCCTGATCCCAAGCCTGATCCTGACTCCAGTACGGCTATTTATGTAGGACAGAAGCTTATAATACCAGGCAGCGTTCAAAGAGAACCTGAAATATCCACTGTGGTACGGGAAGGAACCATCAAAGGCTCGGCGGGCAAGAAAATCGCTATCACTTTTGATGCCGGTTGGCTCTACGATCAAACGATGTCTTTATTGGACGTTTTGGACAGATATGATGTTAAGTCTACTTTCTTTTTAAGGGCTCTATGGGTAAAGGATAACCCTAAACTGGCTATGGCCATCCGTGATAGAGGACATATAATTGAAAACCATTCTCTGACCCACGGACATATGAGAGAAATGACTACATCTGAAATCAATGATGAAATGACCCAATCTACTGGAATAATCAAGGAAATTACAAATAGCAATCCCTATCTATTCAGGCCTCCATTTGGTGAATATGACGATAATGTACTCAGGGTATTGGGCCGGCAAGGATACCCATATACTGTGATGTGGACTGTGGACAGTCACGATTGGGCGGAAGAAATCCGGGGAACAAAAGTAACAAAGAACTACCTGGTTTCGAGAGTTTTAGACAATGCCACGGATAGAGGCATCATTCTAATGCATGTGGGAGGTTACCACACTGTAGAAGCTTTGCCTGAAATAATAACAGGGCTTAAGAATAAAGGGTATGAGATAGTCACTGTTAACAGCATGCTGCCAAAGCCCCGAAATTATGAATACACAGTCATAAAAGGAGATACCCTCTATTCAATATCACTGAAGTACGGAGTTTCTGTAGAAGATATTCAAAAAGCAAACAATATGAAATAA
- a CDS encoding TrkH family potassium uptake protein gives MNYGIVAKVLGSILIIDSVLMLPPLIMAYVLKEDSFFPFLTAVIATLLLGFVLSRIKTTRKEIKAKEGLAIVTYGWILVSLLGALPFYLSGSVPSFIDAVFETISGFTTTGASIINNVEILPRSILFWRSFTHWIGGMGILVFSVALLPALGMGSFHIFKAESPGPVTGKVAPRIKDTARALYISYISLTLLQIIFLLFGGLSLFDASVYTFGTVGTGGFGVYNDSVGGFSTYVHIVISIFMILAGVSFSLHFFLYTKRFREIVTDNELKMYLRFIVASIILITVNLTMTQYNSLFYAARDALFQVSTIITTTGYSTVDFDLWPTFSKTILLVLMFIGGCAGSTAGGMKVIRVLMLFKLIKREISKIFHPRAFAPVKLGKKTVSNEVVARINSFMALHVIIFIIGSLLISLEGIDMLSAVSSVAATLNNIGPGFELVGPTKNYSEFSQASKLLFSFLMLLGRLELFTIIALLVPHRWTKES, from the coding sequence GTGAATTATGGAATCGTAGCAAAAGTATTGGGTTCAATTCTGATAATTGATTCTGTTTTGATGCTTCCTCCATTGATCATGGCTTATGTTCTTAAGGAGGACAGCTTTTTCCCATTCTTAACAGCAGTTATAGCCACTTTATTATTAGGTTTCGTTCTTTCAAGGATCAAAACCACACGAAAAGAAATCAAGGCTAAAGAAGGCTTGGCAATCGTAACCTACGGCTGGATATTGGTATCTTTATTGGGAGCGCTTCCTTTTTATTTGTCCGGGAGCGTTCCTTCCTTTATAGACGCGGTTTTCGAAACCATATCCGGTTTCACCACAACCGGAGCTTCTATAATAAACAACGTAGAAATTCTGCCCCGTAGCATTTTGTTTTGGCGTTCCTTCACCCACTGGATAGGCGGAATGGGCATACTTGTTTTTTCCGTGGCGCTTCTCCCTGCTTTAGGTATGGGCAGCTTCCATATCTTCAAGGCGGAAAGTCCGGGCCCGGTTACCGGCAAAGTCGCTCCAAGAATAAAGGATACTGCAAGAGCCCTGTACATCTCTTACATATCCTTGACCCTACTTCAGATAATTTTTCTTCTTTTTGGCGGCTTAAGCTTATTCGACGCATCTGTATATACATTTGGAACCGTTGGAACTGGCGGCTTTGGTGTTTATAACGATAGCGTAGGTGGGTTTTCAACCTATGTTCATATAGTGATCAGCATCTTCATGATTCTTGCCGGAGTCAGTTTTTCATTGCATTTCTTCCTTTATACCAAGCGCTTCCGGGAGATAGTGACTGACAATGAGCTGAAAATGTATTTGCGATTTATTGTAGCCTCAATAATATTGATAACAGTCAATTTAACAATGACCCAATACAACAGTCTTTTTTATGCTGCTAGAGATGCTCTCTTTCAGGTAAGCACCATCATAACCACAACGGGTTATTCTACAGTGGACTTCGACCTTTGGCCTACATTTAGCAAAACCATACTTCTAGTTCTTATGTTCATCGGAGGATGTGCAGGATCTACTGCCGGAGGAATGAAAGTCATACGAGTTTTAATGCTGTTTAAGCTAATAAAGCGTGAGATATCAAAAATCTTTCATCCAAGAGCTTTTGCCCCTGTGAAGCTTGGTAAAAAAACAGTTTCAAACGAAGTAGTTGCCAGAATCAACAGTTTTATGGCTCTCCATGTAATCATATTTATAATTGGTTCTCTACTGATATCACTGGAAGGAATCGATATGCTGAGTGCAGTTTCTTCGGTTGCTGCAACTCTAAATAATATCGGTCCTGGATTTGAACTCGTAGGACCTACAAAGAATTATTCTGAATTTTCCCAGGCGAGCAAGCTTCTTTTTTCTTTTTTAATGCTGCTGGGAAGACTTGAACTATTTACTATAATTGCGCTCCTGGTACCCCATAGATGGACCAAGGAAAGCTAA
- the trkA gene encoding Trk system potassium transporter TrkA: MIVGAGKLGVRLAKTMNLENMDVTLVDDNPKVIEKVNEHLDVLTVVASGINVSSLMELNIDKFDLLVATTEGDATNSVICTFAKKLGCKKTIARIRDPEYMEQMSFIKEELGIDLVINPDLATANTIAKYLMRSVAFYSGEFASGKVKMIDFKTGNLENFTGKKISEIEGMENLLITAISREGSLIIPDGSTILQSGDVIYVIGLCEHIDRFSKRFQLKGVEKKVENAMILGGGNVGYYLAKALAKSKVKVTIIDQDRRKVQKLAEQLDHVLVINGDGTDITLLEEENIEQMDAFVGVTGFDEQNLLMALMAKQYGVSKAIAKVSRQNYTKIIDKLDIDVAINPVNITASNILKYVRGGKVASVSLLLGGKGEVTEIIVSPDMPYINKPIHNLNLPKGLIIGAIIRDGKVEIPNGSSVIRENDRIVVFTLAEDIESLKTLFKPGKGGLLGELWNRSKSIGFNSDN; this comes from the coding sequence ATGATTGTAGGCGCCGGCAAACTCGGTGTCAGGCTTGCCAAGACCATGAATTTGGAAAATATGGATGTAACACTGGTGGACGACAATCCCAAGGTAATCGAGAAAGTCAACGAACACCTGGATGTATTAACAGTTGTTGCAAGTGGCATCAACGTATCATCACTTATGGAACTAAACATCGACAAATTCGATTTGCTTGTCGCTACGACTGAGGGTGATGCAACAAATTCAGTAATTTGCACATTTGCGAAAAAGCTGGGATGCAAAAAAACCATAGCCAGGATTAGAGATCCTGAATATATGGAGCAAATGTCCTTCATAAAGGAAGAGCTGGGTATAGATTTGGTAATAAATCCAGACTTGGCTACGGCAAATACTATAGCTAAATACCTTATGCGCAGCGTCGCTTTCTACTCCGGAGAATTTGCCAGCGGAAAAGTCAAGATGATAGACTTTAAAACAGGGAACCTTGAAAATTTTACAGGGAAAAAGATATCTGAAATCGAAGGCATGGAAAATCTCTTGATAACAGCCATCTCAAGAGAAGGCAGCCTGATTATCCCTGATGGCTCAACAATTTTGCAATCAGGCGACGTCATATACGTTATTGGCTTATGCGAACATATTGACAGATTCAGCAAGAGGTTTCAGCTTAAAGGCGTTGAGAAGAAGGTTGAAAATGCAATGATACTTGGCGGTGGAAACGTAGGCTATTATCTGGCAAAGGCACTTGCAAAATCCAAAGTCAAGGTAACTATAATAGATCAGGACAGAAGAAAGGTTCAAAAACTTGCAGAGCAGCTCGATCACGTATTGGTGATAAACGGCGATGGCACTGATATCACTCTATTAGAAGAGGAAAACATTGAGCAAATGGATGCTTTCGTAGGCGTAACAGGTTTTGACGAACAGAATCTCCTTATGGCTCTGATGGCAAAGCAATATGGTGTATCAAAAGCAATCGCCAAGGTCAGTAGACAAAACTACACCAAGATTATAGATAAACTTGACATCGATGTAGCAATCAATCCGGTCAATATAACTGCCAGCAACATACTTAAATATGTGCGTGGCGGCAAGGTAGCCTCTGTATCGTTGCTGCTGGGAGGAAAGGGAGAAGTAACCGAAATAATCGTTTCTCCGGATATGCCTTACATAAACAAGCCTATACACAACCTCAATTTGCCTAAAGGCCTAATTATCGGTGCAATAATACGGGATGGAAAAGTCGAGATACCCAATGGTTCCTCTGTAATCAGAGAGAACGACAGGATAGTTGTATTTACACTGGCAGAGGATATCGAAAGCTTAAAAACTCTATTCAAACCTGGCAAAGGAGGACTTCTCGGTGAATTATGGAATCGTAGCAAAAGTATTGGGTTCAATTCTGATAATTGA